In Aureibacillus halotolerans, the genomic window TTCCTACGTTGCAAGATGAAGATCGCCTTATCGTTAATAAATTTCAATATCACGTAAAAACCCCTGAAAGGTTTGACGTGATTGTGTTTCATGCAACAGAGGGTAAAGATTATATTAAACGTGTCATTGGTCTTCCCGGTGATCATATTGTCTATCAGAATGACCAACTATACATTAATGATATGCCTGTTCAGGAACCGTTTTTAGATGCATTGAAAGTGCTGACAGACGAACCGCTCACTGAAGATTTTATCGTCCAAGAGGTTCCGGCTCATCATTTATTTGTGCTAGGGGACAATCGCCGTATCAGTAAAGACTCTCGCATTATTGGCCCTATTAATGAAAAAGCTGTTGTAGGTGAGGCGCAGCTTGTTTTTTGGCCATTTTCATCCTTTCACTTCACTCCATGAAAAAAGAAAAGCAGGTGAGTTCGTTGAATCCGATCCAGTGGTACCCAGGTCATATGGCAAAAGCCAAACGACAAGTGACCGAAAAAATGAGCATGATTGATGTTGTCATTGAATTAACAGATGCCCGATTGCCTGAATCTGCACGAAATCCAATGGTCGATGAGATGACAAGGCAGCGTCCTAAAATTCTTGTGTTGAATAAAAGTGACTTAGCTGACCAAGCGAAAACACAGCAATGGATCCACTACTATGAGAGTCAAGGCATTGCAGCGATTGCAGTTGATTCTAGAGGTCCGCAGTCTGCTCAGAAGATCGTTTCTGCCTGTCAGGCCATTATGAAAGAAAAGCGAGAGCGGCAATTGAAAAAAGGTCGTCGCCCACAAAGTATTCGCGCCTTAATTGTCGGCATTCCAAACGTTGGGAAATCGACGTTAATTAATATGCTTGCCCGTAAAAAGGTAGCGAAAACAGGAAACCGACCTGGAATTACAACCGCTCAGCAGTGGATAAAAACAAAGTCTGACGTCGATCTTCTAGACACACCAGGTATTTTGTGGCCGAAATTTGAAGACCCAGAGGTTGGCTATCGCCTTGCGCTTACAGGTGGTATTAAAGATGACATTCTCGATTTTCAAGAAGTGGCTTTGTATGGACTGTCCTTTTTTTCTCAAGCCTATCCAGACGCATTAAAGGACCGTTATAAGCTAGACGAGCTTGCTGAAGAACCTTTCGCTTTGTTAGAGCAGATTGGTGAAAAAAGAGGTTGTATGCAAAAAGGCGGCTTTGTTGATACAGAAAAAGCAGCGGAGCTTTTTTTGCGTGAGGTTCGAGGAGGGCAACTTTGCAGACTGACATTAGAAGCGCCAGGGCTTCATAAACAAGAGCCTATTGCCGATACTTTAGGAGAGTCACCCATTGAAAGCAACGATAAAGGAAATTAAACAAAGGCTACAAGAAGGTCAGTTAACACCTGAAGAATTTGCCTCTCTCCAGAGTGATCAAAGAGAAGGTGTTAAAAAACTGCTATTAAGTTATGAGCGCATACAGCAAAAAGACATTGATGCTCAAAAGCGGTTTAGAGAGATGGGATCGTTGGAGAGGTCTCTTCGCTCAGGGGGCTATACATTCATTGCTGGTGTGGACGAAGCGGGACGTGGTCCACTTGCGGGCCCAGTGGTGGCTGGTGCGGTTGTATTACCTGAGGATTTTTATTACCCTGAGCTAAATGATTCTAAAAAAATGACGGCTGCAGCGCGTGAACATTGTTATGAGTATTTGCTCGTTCACGCTTATGCAACAGGCGTAGGTATTATGAATTCTCAACAAATTGATAAGCTCAATATTTATGAGGCGACGCGTCAGGCGATGGTAAAGGCGGTGCAAAACATGGACACTCCTTTGGATTATGTGCTCGTCGATGCGATGACCTTGCCAATGCCATACGCACAAGCAAGCATCATAAAAGGCGATCAACGAAGTCTTTCTATCGCAGCAGGCTCCGTTATCGCAAAAGTGACGAGAGATCGACTGATGAAGCGGATGGCGAAGACGTATCCTGGGTACGGTTTTGATGTGCACATGGGATATGGGACGAAGCAACACGTCCAAGCATTACAAGCCAATGGACCTTGTGAGATACATAGAAAGTCATTTCAACCTGTAAAAGCTGTTCTCTAATCGTCTATCGGCGTAAACAAAAACCATTTTTTACACTGCCCTCAGGAGATGATGGGATGATACAACAATTGATGGATATGCTGAGCACGACGATGCAACGTCCGCAGCAGCCGTTGACTGTCACAGAAGGGCAACTCATTCGTGGCAAGATTCTTGAAATCAAACCGGAAAGTCAAACGGCTGTCGTCCTGCTTGCTGGAAAGCGAGTGGAAGCGTCTTTAAACGCATCATTGCAAACGGGACGTTCATATGTCTTTGAAGTGTTTCAAAACCAAAAGGAAGGGCCACCCATTGGTTTGCGACCAGTACCAGTGGCGCCGCAGCAGCCGTCCGCCTCTAAGGCAACGGTGCCCTCTGTGCCTTCTTGGCTGGCAGATGCCTTAAAAGGCGGGCAAACGATCCAACGCAATGAGCTTGGAGACTGGCAAAAGCTCTTTAGGCAGTGGAGCCAACGGCCTGAAGGGACAGCCATCTTACAAACCATGGTGCGATTTTCGATGCCTCCAACAGAGCGTAACTTTCTTTCCCTTCAGCAGCTCGTTCAGTCTCCGCAGCTTGCAACGACACAGCAGTCTGCTCAGCAGTTGTTAAACGCGCTTGCTCCTTTCCAGCAGCCAAATGACGTTCAGTTGAAGCAAGCATTATCGCTGCTTTTGCAAGACAATCGTTCCGGAGCGCCGTTGAAAGAACGTGTTGCTGTATTGCAAGGCTGGGCAAATGCCACCATCCCACAAAAGGAGGCAGGGTCCCAGACGCTACAGCATCTATTACAGCAAGCATCAGTTGACCACGGGCAATCATCCGTTGGAAAAGATGCGCAGGAATTGCACCAAAAGCTCCAATTGTTGTCGCACTTTTCGCGAGAAAGAGACGGGATCGGTCAGACATTTTTGCTCCATTTTTCAGATGAATTCGGAGACCAATACATTCAATACCAAGGACAAAAAAACGAATCGGGTGAGTTAGACACAACGTTTTGTCGACTGTTTATGTGCCTGACACTTGATCCGCTTGGAGAGGTGGTCATTGATGCACGTGTGCAAAATCGCCTCGTGTCTGTCGATGTCACACATCAGGAAAAAGAATTGTCCCCACTGTTAAAAGCTTCAGAATCGATTCTTAGAGAAAAACTAGCTGATCTAGATTACTCCCTCTCTTACATCGAGCAAACGTCTAGGCAGACGGATAAGGCGGCTGAGGATTGGTTTTTCGGGCTCCGGCCCCCATCGAAGGAGGGTGTCGATTGGAAAATCTAACGTCTTCGCAAAAAAAAGCAATGGCATTGCAGTATAATCCTGACAAAAGTGATGCACCACGCGTAACGGCGAAAGGGACAGGAGTAACAGCAGAATCTATCATTGAAATTGCACGGAAAAATAACGTGCCGCTTCATGAAGACGCCAATCTAACGGAGGCTCTTCAAGTTCTCGAACTAAACGACACGATCCCAGAAGCTCTATATAGCGTGGTTGCTGAATTGCTGAGTTATGTTTACAAGCTAAATGAAACGTATAAAAAAGCACCTTTGGAAGGAAAAGACAACTATTCTTTAGAAGGCAACGGTAGACAAGCCCCGTAGTTGTTATATACAATGAATACGTTGTCATAGGAGATACATATTCGCAAGGGAGGATCACGCATGAATATTCATGAGTATCAAGGCAAAGAACTCCTCAGATCATATGGCGTTGCTGTTCCAAACGGAAAAGTCGCATTTACGGTCGAGGAAGCAGTTGAAGCTGCCAAATCACTTGGCACTGCTGTCACCGTAGTAAAAGCACAAATCCATGCTGGTGGTCGTGGTAAAGCTGGAGGCGTCAAAGTAGCCAAGTCGTTGGATGAGGTGAAAGAATATGCCTCTGAGATTTTAGGAAAAACGCTCGTTACACATCAAACTGGCCCATCAGGCAAGGAAGTTAAACGTCTTCTCATCGAAGAGGGATGTGACATTCAAAAGGAATATTACATCGGTCTTGTCATTGACAGAGAGACCTCCCAAGTCGTGATGATGGGTTCTGAAGAAGGCGGCACTGAGATTGAAGAAGTGGCTGAAAAAACGCCTGAAAAAATCTTCAAAGAGTATGTTGACCCAACGGTTGGTCTTCAAGCCTTTCAGGCACGTCGTTTAGCCTTTAACATTAACATTCCTCAGGATCAACTCTCTAAAGCAGTTAAATTTATGCTTGGCCTTTATCAAGTGTTTATTGACAAAGACTGTTCTATTGCTGAAATTAACCCACTTGTGGTTACTGGAGACGGCAATGTCATGGCATTGGATGCAAAAATGAATTTTGATTCCAACGCTTTGTTTCGCCAAAAAGCACTCTTGGAGTATCGCGATCTAGAAGAAGAGGATCCAAAAGAAATTGAAGCCTCCAAATACGACCTTAGCTATATTTCGTTGGATGGCAACATTGGCTGTATGGTCAATGGGGCTGGTTTGGCCATGGCGACAATGGATATTATCAAGCATTATAGCGGCGATCCCGCGAACTTTCTTGACGTTGGGGGCGGTGCAACTGCTGAGAAGGTCACAGAAGCCTTTAAGATTATTCTTTCCGACCAAAATGTGAAAGGAATTCTCGTGAACATCTTTGGTGGCATCATGCGTTGTGACGTCATTGCAGAAGGTGTTATTGAGGCAACGAAGCAGGTTGGACTTGAAATTCCTCTCGTTGTTCGTCTAGAAGGTACAAATGTAGAATTAGGCAAAGAGGCCTTGAAAAATTCCGGTCTAAACATCGTGGCCGCAGAGTCTATGACCGATGCAGCCCAAAAAATCGTTTCCTTAGTACAGTAAGAAAGGCGGGAGAAGAATGAGCATATTTATTGATCAATCGACAAAAGTAATCGTTCAGGGCATCACTGGTGCGACTGGGCTCTTCCATACA contains:
- the lepB gene encoding signal peptidase I; amino-acid sequence: MRNKNHWDWLHVILIAFALAFVIRMYLFAPVLVDGESMVPTLQDEDRLIVNKFQYHVKTPERFDVIVFHATEGKDYIKRVIGLPGDHIVYQNDQLYINDMPVQEPFLDALKVLTDEPLTEDFIVQEVPAHHLFVLGDNRRISKDSRIIGPINEKAVVGEAQLVFWPFSSFHFTP
- the ylqF gene encoding ribosome biogenesis GTPase YlqF; amino-acid sequence: MKKEKQVSSLNPIQWYPGHMAKAKRQVTEKMSMIDVVIELTDARLPESARNPMVDEMTRQRPKILVLNKSDLADQAKTQQWIHYYESQGIAAIAVDSRGPQSAQKIVSACQAIMKEKRERQLKKGRRPQSIRALIVGIPNVGKSTLINMLARKKVAKTGNRPGITTAQQWIKTKSDVDLLDTPGILWPKFEDPEVGYRLALTGGIKDDILDFQEVALYGLSFFSQAYPDALKDRYKLDELAEEPFALLEQIGEKRGCMQKGGFVDTEKAAELFLREVRGGQLCRLTLEAPGLHKQEPIADTLGESPIESNDKGN
- a CDS encoding ribonuclease HII: MKATIKEIKQRLQEGQLTPEEFASLQSDQREGVKKLLLSYERIQQKDIDAQKRFREMGSLERSLRSGGYTFIAGVDEAGRGPLAGPVVAGAVVLPEDFYYPELNDSKKMTAAAREHCYEYLLVHAYATGVGIMNSQQIDKLNIYEATRQAMVKAVQNMDTPLDYVLVDAMTLPMPYAQASIIKGDQRSLSIAAGSVIAKVTRDRLMKRMAKTYPGYGFDVHMGYGTKQHVQALQANGPCEIHRKSFQPVKAVL
- a CDS encoding EscU/YscU/HrcU family type III secretion system export apparatus switch protein, with amino-acid sequence MENLTSSQKKAMALQYNPDKSDAPRVTAKGTGVTAESIIEIARKNNVPLHEDANLTEALQVLELNDTIPEALYSVVAELLSYVYKLNETYKKAPLEGKDNYSLEGNGRQAP
- the sucC gene encoding ADP-forming succinate--CoA ligase subunit beta, whose translation is MNIHEYQGKELLRSYGVAVPNGKVAFTVEEAVEAAKSLGTAVTVVKAQIHAGGRGKAGGVKVAKSLDEVKEYASEILGKTLVTHQTGPSGKEVKRLLIEEGCDIQKEYYIGLVIDRETSQVVMMGSEEGGTEIEEVAEKTPEKIFKEYVDPTVGLQAFQARRLAFNINIPQDQLSKAVKFMLGLYQVFIDKDCSIAEINPLVVTGDGNVMALDAKMNFDSNALFRQKALLEYRDLEEEDPKEIEASKYDLSYISLDGNIGCMVNGAGLAMATMDIIKHYSGDPANFLDVGGGATAEKVTEAFKIILSDQNVKGILVNIFGGIMRCDVIAEGVIEATKQVGLEIPLVVRLEGTNVELGKEALKNSGLNIVAAESMTDAAQKIVSLVQ